In Mytilus trossulus isolate FHL-02 chromosome 10, PNRI_Mtr1.1.1.hap1, whole genome shotgun sequence, the DNA window TTCATTGACAGCCACGTGCACGAGGCGGTACCAGCTGGCATACGCTCTATGATGATTTGCACGGCTAGAATGTGCTCTGGGCTGTGCTTGCCATATCTGCTGGGAGTATGGAACACGCAGTGTGACTCAGCCTGCGGTCCGCTGCCGCTCTCTATAGCGGGATATTTTCTCGTGGACGCCATGCATGTAAATTCTGGCTGCTGTGTACACCCTATAAAATCGTTAGAGGAATAGTGACCGACGTCGTCACAATATTGGTTCCTCGTAACATTGATGGCTACCCCAGAATAGCGCACCTGGCCCTTTGTCTTCACCAGCGTGTAATACAAGGTGGCCTGACCGATCTTGTTAGTACCATTTTGGGACTCGAAAGAGAACTGTTGCGAGGAAGCATCTCGCCAGAACCCACTCCTATACCGCCCGCCCACGAGCATCGGAATACCGCTATCCGGTGACGCTGACGGACTGTACGCTTCCGTTTGGGTCACGATTTTGTCTAGGAGGCTATCGATGTAAACATCGGAAGACACATCTCCACCAAGCTTAGAGAATGTGTAGCAGCCGACTTTAACTCCCCACACCCACACTGTTTTTGCTTTACGTTCTGCGCGACTGAGAACGGCCGGCAGTACAGGGTGGGCAGTTTCGACGGCCATGGCTCCTGACGGCCTTGGTACCGGGGAGTCGGTATCCTCGCGTTCTATTTGCTGTGACGACTTACCTTTACCTTTTCTTCCTCTGGTGTCTTCTTTACTTTTACTATTCATTCTGTAATAAATAGAAAAACCGGTTAACGACCCACGAATACTTCCCCTGGTCCTGCGGTCCAGCGACATGACCGTACGGGGTAGAAATCTTAATCTTAAAGTTAAGAGAGCCACTTAATTGTAAGGGGGAGTATATACACGGGTCACCGGAATGGCATCGCCCTTGGCACGTAGAGTCCTGTCATCGAAAGAATTAGAATCCTGCCTAATCCTTAAGGGTCATGTTTGTGAGACGTGTCAGATGCGATGCGACCAACGCCATAATCTTCTGAACCCGTTCACACGGACTGAGTGATCGAAGCCAACGGCGTAAGATCGTGCAGCCTCTATGACGTCTTTACCAACGGACTACCATCGAGAAATTTTCGGTCACCACTACCGGCTTACCATCCGGGCACGGGCTGCCGACCGGCACGACCTACGCTAGGGTCGATGCGGGCTTAAAAATTTCCCAACTAGGCCGATACACATCGATGAGGTTGAAAATGCCGCAGAAGAGAATAGAGAGAGGCAAACATGACCAAACTCTgcgttttaaatgtataaatcaCCATAGGCAACGTGGTGTTGTCCCCCTGGatgatgtaaataaaaacaaaatacaacttTCGGTCACCACTACCGGCTTACCAACCGGGCCCCAGGCTGCCGACCGGCACGACCTACGCTAGGGTCGAGGCGGGTTTACAAGTTATCCAGCAAGACTCTAATTCAACCGTGTTTCCATTTTCCGCTTATGTCCGACAATTTTGACCTGCTTGTGACCGACGCTGTGCTTACGTCCTTATGCCCTGACACCTTGATCGTTGCCTTAAGCTTATGTCCGACATTTGACATTCGCGGACATTTTGTGCTTAAGTCCTTCGTGGCACGCTTATGTCCGCGAATGTCATCGCTTAAGTCCGAGTGTCACCCATTTCACTGCGTAAGTCCTGCGTATGTCCGACATAGGTAACGGAAGCTTTAAAGTTGCAAAAGTCCTGACCcatatgtgtaacattttcactaTCCCTAACTCTATACACGCAGAATAAATAAGTAATACTATATACAGATATATACACAAGGCAACGacaatgtacaatatatatatacaagcaAAAGATACCCCGGTCCAGCCTGCTCGCCCGCCCGCCCGCCCTATCAGGGATAGCGATAAGCTTATGCGTAGCATCACCGTGAAGTACCACCACAGCAGTGCGCTCTTGGACATGGCACTCGCTGCATGGTAGTACACGGTAACCCCCACTCATAGGCCTATCGCTAACTCTATACATGCAGAATAAATAAGTAATACTATATACAGATATATACACAAGGCAACGAAGTACAACACAACAGATATACACGTGGTCGGTGTCTCTAtcacgaaaaaataaataaatccccGTTCCCACTCCCTATTGGTCGGTGTCTCTATCACatcacgaaaaaaaaaatccccgttCCCACTCCCTATTGGTCGGTGTCTCTATCATAtcacgaaaaaaaaatccccgttCCCCTTCCCTATCGTTGTCCTGTATCACGCCATCAGTCTATCAGTCCATCATTCCATTTCTCCATACTTACCTCTCCTTCGATGCCTTCTTACCcttctttttcttcttgtcTCCCGTGTCCTGAGCTGTCCTTCCCGTCTgcaaaaataaagatacattTAGCCAAGGCATTGATAATGTTTCCCCCTTATATATCTTTTATGCGTAGCAATTTCACGGGCCATGCCTGTGGTTTATGGGTAGCATTTTCACAGTTTCTTCGGCTGTGTATGTTTTCATCGTGTATAATTTTCTGCCCGATCTTGTGTGTTTTATCGAAGGTCCGACTGACTGAGTTTACTTATTAAAGTACTTACCTCTACCTTACTCCTCTCTACAACCAGCTCCTCTAGATTCCGCTCTCTCCGCCCGAGAGGGGACCACACCGCTGCCTCCGGCCACAGGCTCGTCCTGCTGTTGTCCTGCTGCTGCTGCATCCTGAAATTTGAtagtgaaatttaaaataacattaagtaacattttcacaaaaaaagaatCATTTTCACGggaataatatatttgttgcgACTAGTAAGCTAATTTACCTTGTAGGCCTTTCCAAGCTTGTCCAGGACAGCATGAGGGCTTTCCACTCGCCGGGACTGGTCGTAGTACCGGTCGGCAGTCGCCACATTGTGCGCCATGTGCTTGGTCAGCTCAATGGCTTCCTCCCGGTGGCCCCGCTCTCTCTGAGGGTGCTAACCGCCAGCTTCCTGTTTCGACTGGCGGTTAGGGTTGTCTTCTCCATTCCCTCTCCCTCGCAGAATCTATCCCACTCCGTCTGGACCAGCTTACTCATTGCCTGTAATAAAAATCACACTGACATTATGACCTCAACGAATAATACATAATACGACCGAAAGCAGACCGCGAAATAAAAACACCGTCATTTACAATGTTCATTAagtaacattttcacaaaaaaagaatCATTTTCACGggaataatatatttgttgcgACTAGTAAGCTAATTTACCTTGTAGGCCTTTCCAAGCTTGTCCAGGACAGCATGAGGGCTTTCCACTCGCCGGGACTGGTCGTAGTACCGGTCGGCAGTCGCCACATTGTGCGCCATGTGCTTGGTCAGCTCAATGGCTTCCTCCCGGTGGCCCCGCATTCTCTGAGGGTGCTAACCGCCAGCTTCCTGTTTCGACTGGCGGTTAGGGTTGTCTTCTCCATTCCCTCTCCCTCGCAGAATCTATCCCACTCCGTCTGGACCAGCTTACTCATTGCCTGTAATAAAAATCACACTGACATTATGACCTCAACGAATAATACATAATACGACCGATAGCAGACCGCGAAATAAAAACACCGTCATTTACAATGTTCATTAagtaacattttcacaaaaaaagaatCATTTTCACGggaataatatatttgttgcgACTAGTAAGCTAATTTACCTTGTAGGCCTTTCCAAGCTTGTCCAGGACAGCATGAGGGCTTTCCACTCGCCGGGACTGGTCGTAGTACCGGTCGGCAGTCGCCACATTGTGCGCCATGTGCTTGGTCAGCTCAATGGCTTCCTCCCGGGTGGCCCCGCTCTCTCTGAGGGTGCTAACCGCCAGCTTCCTGTTCCGACTGGCGGTTAGGGTTGTCTTCTCCATTCCCTCTCCCTCGCAGAATCTATCCCACTCCGTCTGGTCCAGCTTACTCATTGCCTGTAATAAAAATCACACTGACATTATGACCGCAACGAATAATACATAATACGACCGATAGCAGACCGCGAAATAAAAACACCGTCATTTACAATGTTCAAACACATAATGTATGTCTTATGTAAATATACGTACCGAGGGCGTAAGGAATTCTCCCTTGCCCGTCATGAACAAGTAAGGCTGGGGCTTCTCTGGTTGGTTGGCTGGCAGGCTCAGGTGTTTTGCGTACACCTTCAGGAGTCCAAGGAGGGTAGCATCTATCCTGAAATGGCAGATCTTGCCGGAGCGACACCTGTAAGAGAGGGATTGATATTAATACGATAGACAGTAATACTTAATCACCTGTAAGATAGAGATTGATATTAATACGATACACAGTAATATAATTACTTAACACTTAATACCGATAACTTATAATTTATTGTGATTTACCTCGATCTCGACATCAGCACCATTTACTGATGCAGCCGCCAGGACATCCGCCCGCCTCAAGTGGGTTATGTCCCCAGCCCTCTTGGCGTTACTCAAGAGTAACTGGAGACATAAAATGTTCCGGGCTTCCATCTTCTCTGCCCTGGACAGCTGCTCTTCTCTCTCTGCATTCTCTATCACTTTCCTGGCTCTGATGGGTCGTTGTCCTTCCAGGTACTTGGCGATCTGCGCAGGCTCATGATCCCCAATGTCCTCGCCACCTTGGCGATGAGGACATCCTCCTTCAGGCTCTTGCTCACCGTCTTCATTGTCTCGGCGAGCGTGGTGAGCTGGTCTGTAAGGAGACGCAGATGTCGGAGCCAAGTACCCTTTCCTGCAAGGAACTGCAGGAACCCAGCCAAGGTGTAGAGGTATACCCGCAGGGTAGCAGGCTTCactctgaaaaagaaaaagaggaaataacTGACACTGCATTGAAAGGGAGCTACATAGTAAGTTATCAACAGCATTTGTATATATGCATTTCTTATGCGCAACATTTTCACATGTATACTTACAAGTTTCACGTATGCGTAACATTTTCACATGTATAAGTAACAGTTTCACATGGCGTGCAACATTTCCCCCCAACACAACGTAAAGGCTTACAGGGTATGATTGACTTACCTGTCTTCGCGGAGGTGGCGGTTGACCTTACCGTCCACGGTCCCGATCTTCTCCAGATCCAGGAGCGCCTGCTTCGTCAGCCCTGTGGGCAACCAAAACTTCACAGCCGTCAAGTGGCTCTGTGTGGTGGTAGCCTTGCGGGCTATCCCACACGCTCTGTCGGTCATCGTCtttctgaaatgaaaaacaacatttttcgtCTCTTGTTTAAAGTCCGTACGCTGGCATAAACGTcaagaaagaaacaaaaaattcacGTCTTGGGTCGTCAGCGGCGTAAAAGGCCGGCCGAGTACGTGAAAAAAATGCAACGACGGTAGTAGCCGTACCccgagaattttttttttattcacgtCGTGGGTCGTCAGCGACGTAAAAGGCCGGCCGAGTACGTGGAAAAAAATTCAACGAGCCGTACCCcgagaaattttttttttcacgtCTTGGATCGTCAACGGCATAAAAGGCCGGCCGAGTACGTGGAAAAAATTGCAACGACGGTACGAGCCGTACCCCgagaaatttgtttttattcacgTCATGGGTCGTCGGAGGCGTAAAAGGCCGGCCGAGTACGTTGAAAAAATTGCAACGACGGTACGAGCCGTACcccgagaaaaaaaaatttcacgtCTTGGGTCGTCAGCGATGTAAAAGGCCGGCCGTACCCCCAATTCtttctcactgacaatcataccacgtcatatttcaatgtattttttttctctaaaaacgCAATCAAAGGTTCCAAATACAAACTCACCCGTAGTCTACTAAGGCCTGTTGTAGTTCCTGCTGATCCTGGGTGCCTTCCTCGTCAGGCACTGCTCCCTGGATGGCCTCGCGGAGCTCTTCACTGTCCTTGGCTAGCTTGTGCACCGTCTTGAGGTGCACATCCATGCGGATCGTATTTGACCCGCACAGACAACACTCAAGACGGCTACCGTAGATCATGTTGCCTTGGTCGCGGGGTCTGCCCTTTGTCTTCACAGGCACCGCCTCGGCGTCAGGGTGACACCGTCATCTGACGTCTCAGGTTGACCACCGCAGCAGTACACCCTTCAACTTGGCACTCCCTGCGTGGTcgtttctgaaaataaataaaacaaaaacatatatatatatgtatgtatgtttcaGGACCCTCTGTCCGAAACTTTTTCAcatttatgtgtaacattttcacatgACGGGTAGCAATTGTCAGAAAAATACACAAGTCCGTCCACCGAGTAAAGTTGCTTAGAAGGGTTCGATATGTTTTACACTGATAGCCCTCAAGggtatatatagtatataattaaaaatatattaacataaaaCTCACCGTGTCAACCCTGTACACCTTCGTAGCGGTTCTCCTCTTCCTTCCTCGAACTGGCTCGTCAGCTGGCTCTGGGTCATCAGCTTCAGAATCAGTGTCAGACCCTGACTCCTCCGCTGGCACGTCAGCAGCAACAGCTGGAACATCAGTTCCATCGGAAATGGCCTCGAACTCCGCAATAGTGCGGGCGAGGACAAACCCCTTGGCCGAAGAATCTGCAAGAAAAGTGCGATTATTTATAAGTAACattcacaaaatttgtttttttctcggGCCGCCTTGTTTGTCTGCGGCTTCCCCTTGTCAAGTCGTAAACCCGCGGCTCTcgctagttttttttttctctcgggCCGCCTTGTTTTTTTCTGCGGCTTCCCCTTGTCAAGTCGTAAACCCGCGCCTCTCCctagtttttttctctctctcggGCCGCCTTGTTTTTTCTGCGGCTTCCCTCTGTCTCCAGCCGTTAACCCGCGGCTCTCgctaattttttttcacattcagGTAACAGTTATTTTCAAATCTAATCCGTCCTACAAATGTGACAACCGCGTTCATAGTAAGTCAAGTTAACGATTGTTAAACTTACCTAACAGGTCCTTCTCCTCCTTGGAAACCTCCTTCCTCTTCTTGGCAGGAGGTGCCTCCTCGTCCGAAGGACTTACTACCGCTGTAAAAGGAAATAGTCAACTTTCAATATTACTTGGTAACATTTTCACacctaaaaatatattttcacaatttgaTACATTTTCATGCCCGTCACTTCGATGTCTAATGATAAACTTACCGCTGTCGTCCGATGAATAGTCATCAGCGCTGGGTGGCGGGACATATTGATCGCAGGAGTCCTCCGCTGATGACATGTCTGTTgactctgtaaaaaaaatatttgccatGTACATCTACAGTATTCACCATTATTCGTAGCATTATCACAATTACGCGTAGCATTATCACAATTACGCGTAGCATTATCACAATTACGCGTAGCATTATCACAATTACGCGTAGCATAATCACAATCATATAGAACagttttgaaaagaaataatacTCATAATACATACCCTGCTTCTCCTGTTCGATGTGAGCTGCCTCTGGGACCTCTGGGACGAGCTGGTCCAGAAACCGCAAAGACTTCCTTCTGGACGCACTCCTCTCCCCCGTGAACTTGCCAACCTTCGGGGCTGGGCGAGCTGCTGGCGCCGGCGACTTCTTAAAACCCTTCAACATTTTACTCTGCTGCGCCAACAGGTCCCCAATGAAGGATACACCCTTCTTCTCTTCCTTGATGTCCAGCTTGGCCCATTCCAGGTCCAAGTCCTGCAATCCTTTCCCTGTAAGAATAAGTGTAAATTTTTCAGTGTATGTTATCGTACTAAACAGTGATAAAAATTAAGTGTTGGCCGATATCTAAATACAATGTACCTACCAGAGTCAGAGGTCCTTAGGTACGTCTCCTGCACCACGTCCTTCAGCTGGGTGGCCCTGGTCTCCTCCACCACGTCCTCCTCTGTAAAAAATGAAAGGAAAGATTAGCAAGGCATGTTCACGTACTTAAGAGTGATAATGATTA includes these proteins:
- the LOC134686445 gene encoding uncharacterized protein LOC134686445 produces the protein MSNTTDATCGAGIANSPGVPEIIPSFWREEDVVEETRVTPTPTKTQKEEGALHAQTAPVTEEDVVEETRATQLKDVVQETYLRTSDSGKGLQDLDLEWAKLDIKEEKKGVSFIGDLLAQQSKMLKGFKKSPAPAARPAPKVGKFTGERSASRRKSLRFLDQLVPEVPEAAHIEQEKQESTDMSSAEDSCDQYVPPPSADDYSSDDSAVVSPSDEEAPPAKKRKEVSKEEKDLLDSSAKGFVLARTIAEFEAISDGTDVPAVAADVPAEESGSDTDSEADDPEPADEPVRGRKRRTATKVYRVDTKRPRRECQVEGCTAAVVNLRRQMTVSP